TTTTCACCGCCTCAATCGGCGCCATGGCAAACTTCTTGATGCCCTCCCAGGCCTTTTTCCAGTCCCCGGTAAATACGCCGCTCAAAAAATCGGCCAGGCCCTGGAAGATATTTTTAAAAAAGGTGAACAGCGCGGTAAAGTGCGCCGTCAGCGGCAGGATAAGCACATTGTAGAACCAATCCGCCGCCACCGCCCAGGCCGTCTGGATCCCCTCCCAGACCGCCAGCGCGCCCGCCTGGATCCCCTGCCACAAAAACGAAAAGAACTCTCCCAGCGGGGTCAGCACATATTCCTGGAACCAGGCGGCCGCGGCCGCCCATATCTCCTGGATCGCGGCCCACACGTTCAGGGCCACCTCCTTCACGGTGTCCCAGTTCATGATCAAAAGCACGATCGCCGCCACCAGCAGGCCGATTCCCAAAGACACGAATGCAATCTTTGATGAAAGAAAATCCGAAGCTACCTCTAATGCGTTTATAACCGGCATGGCCGCTGTGCTGATCACCTGCCAGGCCGTTGCAGAAGCGCCCGCCACATTTTGTGCCGCCGTCCAAGCCTTGTAGATCACGATCGCCGCGGCCAGCGCCGCAGAAAGCGAACCGATCACCACCGCCAGGTTCTGCACGGCGGTCTGGTGTCCGTCGATCCATTCCGAAAACGCGTTCAGTCCATCGGTGATTCCCTGCAGTGTCGCCACAATCACCCCGCCCGTCCACTGTGCCAGCGGCTGCAAAAAATTGTCCCACAGCCACAGCGCCAGCGGCTGCAGCGCTCCCAGCACGCTGGTCAGCGCCCGGCACGCCGCCGCCAGCAGGTCCAAAAAGGCCGGCAGCAGATCCTCGATCGTCCAGGCCGCCAGCGGTACAAAGATGTTGTACGAGGCCCACTCTAGTCCGGCAAAAAGTGTTTTGGTCAGGGGCGCCGCGGCCTCCTTCAACCGCTCAAACGCCTTTGCCAGCGGCTCAAAATTGATCGCCCGCAGCGGTTCCAGCAGCTGCCGTATCTTGTCCACGATCGCCTGCAGCTGGGGCGAAAGCGTGTCTTCCACCTGCGTTCCGGCCGTCACGGTCGGCGCAGGCGCCTTCCCGCCGTTCCCGCCCGCCTGTCCTCCCGGGGTCGTTTCCCCCGCTGCGGCGTTTTTCTGCAGCAGGTTCAGCTCGTCAAAGGGGGCCAGCGCATCGTTTGCGGCCTCGCCCGCTTTTCTGGTGCTCTTGGCCAGCCCCTCCTCCGCCCTGGCCCCCATGTCCGCGCTCTGTGCCACGGCGGTGTTCTGCTGTGCCGTCGCAGCGCTTCTGGTCGTCGCCTTTCCAAACAGCGCTCCCAACACCGCGGTAACGGCCCGCGCGGTGTCGGTCAGGGCGGCCACAATGCCGTTCAGCACCCGCACTGCGGGCAGCAGCACCGTGGCCATCGCCTGGCCCAGCACTCCCATCAGCTCCCGCCACTGCTGTGTCAGCAGCTGTGTCTGGCCCGTCCAGCTTCCCTGTGTCCGCGCAAAATCGCCGCTCACAAGGCGCAGCGCGTCGGTCACATAGGCGTAGCGCAGGGCCGTCTGCTGCGCTTCGCTCATGGCTGCCGTGCTTTGGTTGATTCCGTGTGTCAGCGCATATTGCTGCAGGTTTGTCCCGCTCAGCATCACACCCAGCTCCCGCAGCCCTGTTGCCTCCCCGGTAAATATCCCCTTCAGCTTGTCGGCAGCCGCTGCAGGGTCGATCCCAAACGCACTGGCCGTGTCACCAGTCAGCCCGGTCAGCGCCACCGCCATATCGCTGGCGGCCCCCTCGGCAAGCCCTGCGCTTTTGGCCAGTTCCATATATTCGCTGCCAAACTTTTTGGCCGCAGTGCCGCTCAGGCCAAATTGAGTCGCCGCGTCCTTCGCAAAGTTCTCCATCTTGTAGGCCATTCCGCCAAACGCTGTTTCCACGGCGCTCTGCACCCCTGCCGCTTCGCCCTGCAGCGCAAGGCAGGCCTTCGCAAATTCGGTCAGTTTTTTCGCCGTGAACGCCGTCCGTATGGCCTCTCCCAGCTTCTCTGCAGCGTTTTTCAGTCCTCCCAAGCACCCGGCGACCCGCCGCGCCCCCTTTTCCAGCCCCGCGGGGTCCAGCTCGGTGCGCACCACCAGCTTCCCGCCGTCTTGCTTCTCCGTAATTCCTCACCCTCTCTCCAAAAGGATAGAAAAAGCGCCCCGAACCCTTGGTTCGAAGCGCTTTTTGCGGTCCGCGCAGCGCGGACCTCTAAATTCCAGTTGTTTTCATCCAGAAGTGCCCGGTATTACTTTTTCCCCGGTTTCCATTGGTAGCCGCAGTTCAGGCAGGTACACACCACTTTTTTAGAACCGATCCCCCCGGCCAGCATTCCCGCCTCTATCCCCATTGTAAGGCCCACCGCGCCTCTCGCAAACCCGAATCCCTTTTTATTGGCCGTCACGCTCACCGAATGGCATTTCGGGCAGTATACCTGCCCGCTGCGTTTTAACTCCTGAAGGCGCTTTTTTTCCTCAGCCGCCTGGTCGGAGCCCATATTCAGTTCCGCCAGCAATCCCTCGCCAAACGAAACCTTTTCATTTCTGCGGATGTGGTATTCGAACAAAGGGTTCAGAATTTTTTTTGCTTGTCCAAACGTGATGTTGCAACGCGCCACCAAATGACCATAGGCTCCAAACTTGAAAGCCCCCAATCCTTTGGCCCGGATCAGCTTGTTCAGGTCCACTTTTATGCCGTTG
This window of the Oscillospiraceae bacterium genome carries:
- a CDS encoding zinc ribbon domain-containing protein, with product MFCPNCGMDCEDANFCPGCGRDLREVRGAAAAPPTEAAPGEAAAVPAQAGQGGGAEEAGQEYPPLREPYVQEINGIKVDLNKLIRAKGLGAFKFGAYGHLVARCNITFGQAKKILNPLFEYHIRRNEKVSFGEGLLAELNMGSDQAAEEKKRLQELKRSGQVYCPKCHSVSVTANKKGFGFARGAVGLTMGIEAGMLAGGIGSKKVVCTCLNCGYQWKPGKK